From Pseudomonas poae, the proteins below share one genomic window:
- a CDS encoding extracellular solute-binding protein translates to MLAPKRLLTALALTLIGSTTVQAADEVVVYSSRIDELIKPVFDAYTKKTGVQVKFITDKEAPLMQRIKAEGENATADLLLTVDAGNLWQAEQMGILQPFTSAVIDKNIPLQYRSSAHAWTGLSLRARTIAYSTDRVKPGDLTTYEALADKQWEGRLCLRTAKKVYNQSLTATLIETHGAARTEEIVKGWVNNLSTDVFSDDIAVLEAINAGQCDVGIVNTYYYGRLHKQNPALAVKLFWPNQGDRGVHVNLSGIGLTKHAPHPEAAKALVEWMTTPEAQKIFADVNQEFPANPAVPPSAEVATWGKFVADTLPVEVAGKRQAEAIRLMDRAGWN, encoded by the coding sequence ATGTTGGCACCCAAGCGCCTCCTGACTGCCCTGGCACTCACCCTGATCGGCAGCACCACCGTGCAGGCAGCCGACGAGGTGGTGGTCTACTCCTCACGCATCGACGAACTGATCAAGCCGGTGTTCGACGCCTACACCAAAAAGACCGGCGTGCAGGTGAAGTTCATCACCGACAAGGAAGCCCCGCTGATGCAGCGCATCAAGGCCGAGGGCGAAAACGCCACCGCCGACCTGCTGCTGACCGTCGATGCCGGCAACCTGTGGCAGGCCGAGCAGATGGGTATCCTGCAGCCGTTTACCTCGGCAGTGATCGACAAGAACATTCCCCTGCAATACCGCTCATCGGCCCATGCCTGGACCGGCTTGAGCCTTCGCGCGCGAACCATCGCCTATTCCACCGACCGGGTAAAACCGGGAGACCTGACCACTTACGAGGCCCTGGCCGATAAACAGTGGGAGGGCCGCCTGTGCCTGCGCACGGCGAAAAAGGTCTACAACCAGTCGCTGACCGCCACGTTGATCGAAACCCATGGCGCGGCCAGGACCGAAGAAATCGTCAAGGGTTGGGTGAACAACCTGTCCACCGACGTGTTCTCCGATGACATTGCGGTACTGGAGGCGATCAACGCCGGGCAATGCGACGTGGGCATCGTCAACACCTACTACTATGGCCGCCTGCACAAGCAGAACCCGGCGTTGGCAGTGAAGCTGTTCTGGCCGAACCAGGGCGACCGTGGCGTGCACGTGAACCTGTCGGGCATCGGCCTGACCAAACACGCGCCGCACCCGGAAGCGGCCAAGGCGCTGGTGGAATGGATGACCACGCCTGAGGCGCAGAAGATCTTTGCCGACGTGAACCAGGAATTCCCGGCCAACCCGGCGGTACCGCCGTCGGCCGAAGTGGCGACCTGGGGCAAGTTCGTGGCCGATACCTTGCCGGTGGAAGTCGCGGGCAAGCGCCAGGCTGAGGCGATTCGGTTGATGGACCGGGCGGGCTGGAACTAA
- the gcvH gene encoding glycine cleavage system protein GcvH, protein MSNIPADLRFAESHEWARLEADGTVTVGISDHAQEALGDVVFVELAEVGAKFDAEGQAGVVESVKAASDIYSPVAGEVIAVNEELSASPELLNSDPYGAWIFKLKPGNPADLDKLLDAAGYKAAIGE, encoded by the coding sequence ATGAGCAATATCCCTGCCGACCTGCGTTTTGCCGAAAGTCACGAGTGGGCTCGTCTGGAAGCTGACGGCACCGTGACCGTCGGTATTTCCGACCATGCTCAGGAAGCTTTGGGTGATGTGGTGTTTGTTGAATTGGCCGAAGTCGGCGCCAAGTTTGACGCTGAAGGGCAGGCTGGGGTGGTTGAATCGGTGAAAGCCGCTTCGGACATCTACTCCCCGGTTGCCGGCGAAGTTATTGCCGTCAACGAGGAGCTGAGTGCCAGCCCTGAACTGCTGAACTCCGACCCGTACGGTGCGTGGATCTTCAAGCTCAAGCCAGGCAACCCGGCTGACCTGGACAAACTGCTGGATGCTGCGGGCTACAAAGCCGCCATCGGCGAGTAA
- a CDS encoding DegT/DnrJ/EryC1/StrS aminotransferase family protein: MSQQPFLPFSKPTIDEATISAVGDVLRSGWITSGPKVQAFEAQLSEYFGGRPVRTFNSGTCTMEIALRIAGIGPGDEVITTPISWVATANVILEVGATPVFADIDPVTRNIDLAQVEAAITPRTKAIIPVYLAGLPLDMPMLYALANKYNLRIVEDAAQALGSSWDGERIGATGDFVSFSFQANKNITSSEGGCLVLNSAEEARLAEKYRLQGVTRTGFDGLDVDMLGGKFNMTDIAAAIGLGQFAHIEKITAHRQHLARHYFKCFGSDFEEKYGAQLPPADFENSNWHLFQLVLPERQDGLPARATFMEQMQAHGVGIGYHYPPIHLLSLYRAQGFKEGMFPVAERVGRLIVSLPMFTAMTEADVERSVAAVKAVLNAG; encoded by the coding sequence ATGAGCCAACAGCCCTTTCTGCCGTTTTCCAAACCTACCATCGATGAAGCCACCATCTCCGCAGTCGGCGATGTACTGCGCTCGGGCTGGATCACCAGCGGGCCGAAAGTGCAGGCATTCGAGGCACAGTTATCGGAGTACTTTGGCGGCCGGCCGGTGCGCACGTTCAACTCGGGCACCTGCACCATGGAGATTGCCCTGCGCATCGCAGGTATCGGGCCGGGCGATGAAGTGATCACCACGCCGATCTCCTGGGTCGCCACGGCCAACGTGATCCTGGAAGTGGGCGCCACGCCGGTGTTCGCCGATATCGACCCGGTCACGCGCAATATCGACCTGGCCCAAGTGGAGGCTGCAATCACCCCGCGCACCAAGGCGATCATTCCGGTGTACCTGGCCGGCCTGCCCCTGGACATGCCAATGCTGTACGCACTGGCCAACAAGTACAACTTGCGCATTGTCGAAGACGCCGCTCAGGCACTGGGTTCCAGCTGGGATGGCGAGCGCATCGGCGCGACCGGTGACTTCGTCTCCTTCAGCTTCCAGGCCAACAAGAACATCACCTCTTCCGAAGGCGGTTGCCTGGTGTTGAACAGTGCCGAAGAAGCACGCCTGGCGGAAAAATACCGCCTGCAGGGCGTGACCCGCACCGGCTTCGACGGCCTGGATGTGGACATGCTGGGCGGCAAGTTCAACATGACCGATATCGCCGCCGCCATCGGCCTGGGGCAGTTCGCGCATATCGAGAAGATCACCGCACATCGCCAGCACCTGGCGCGCCACTACTTCAAGTGCTTTGGCAGTGACTTTGAGGAAAAATACGGCGCACAACTGCCGCCGGCAGATTTCGAAAACAGTAACTGGCACCTGTTCCAACTGGTGCTGCCAGAGCGCCAGGACGGCCTGCCGGCGCGTGCTACGTTCATGGAGCAGATGCAGGCCCACGGCGTCGGCATTGGCTATCACTACCCGCCGATCCACCTGCTGAGCCTGTATCGGGCACAGGGGTTCAAGGAAGGCATGTTCCCGGTGGCAGAGCGTGTGGGGCGTTTGATCGTGTCGTTGCCGATGTTTACGGCGATGACGGAGGCGGATGTGGAGCGGTCAGTGGCGGCGGTGAAGGCAGTATTGAACGCGGGCTAA
- a CDS encoding outer membrane beta-barrel protein — translation MRKHSALLLLAAIATPYAQAEGWYGSAKLNSARQNLSSALLTSPRVTNRIEAPDANKSFTGSFAAGYAFTDGWRLEAEYTTRNSSTFDSYWSPFNANVNRLETESQRLMLNGYKNIPINDWLSFYGMAGVGVAQIDAEGYQSNNTRRFANNRQNNFTYSVGLGLDAKVSEKVTVGAGWRYVDMGDVETGYNTFVNRINARDEQLKGKLKEQNVFLEARVSF, via the coding sequence ATGCGTAAACACTCTGCCCTCCTGCTACTTGCCGCTATCGCCACACCTTATGCTCAAGCAGAAGGCTGGTACGGCTCGGCCAAGCTCAACAGCGCCCGCCAGAATCTCTCCAGCGCACTGCTGACCAGCCCACGCGTCACCAACCGAATAGAAGCGCCGGACGCCAACAAATCATTCACCGGCTCGTTTGCCGCAGGTTATGCCTTTACCGATGGCTGGCGCCTGGAAGCTGAATACACCACACGCAACAGCTCGACATTCGACTCCTATTGGTCGCCGTTCAATGCCAACGTCAACCGCCTTGAAACCGAAAGCCAACGGTTGATGCTCAACGGTTACAAAAACATCCCGATCAATGATTGGCTGTCGTTCTACGGCATGGCCGGGGTGGGCGTGGCGCAAATCGATGCCGAGGGCTATCAGAGCAACAACACCCGCCGCTTCGCCAACAACCGCCAGAACAATTTCACCTACAGCGTGGGCCTGGGCCTGGATGCCAAGGTCAGCGAAAAGGTCACGGTGGGCGCCGGTTGGCGTTATGTAGACATGGGCGACGTCGAGACCGGCTACAACACCTTCGTCAACCGGATCAACGCCCGCGATGAACAGCTCAAAGGCAAGCTCAAGGAGCAGAATGTGTTTCTTGAGGCGCGCGTGTCCTTCTGA
- a CDS encoding DUF2388 domain-containing protein: MMRLKYAVATLAVLSLPVGSAMADSFWRNVISSGATTGSTYLTFKDHKLVVAAQDDAGSFVASDGGIRGPYLEAAMQKVRADNPGLQATDMELANAILAKNAIASE; the protein is encoded by the coding sequence ATCATGCGTCTCAAATATGCTGTCGCAACCCTAGCTGTGCTTTCCCTCCCTGTCGGTTCAGCGATGGCCGACAGCTTCTGGCGCAATGTCATCTCGTCGGGCGCCACTACCGGCTCGACTTACCTGACCTTCAAGGACCACAAGCTGGTGGTCGCCGCACAAGACGACGCAGGCAGCTTTGTAGCCAGCGACGGCGGCATCCGCGGACCATACCTGGAAGCCGCGATGCAGAAAGTGCGTGCCGACAACCCTGGCCTGCAAGCCACGGACATGGAACTTGCTAACGCCATTCTGGCGAAAAATGCCATCGCTTCCGAGTAA
- a CDS encoding NfeD family protein, protein MWDFLQHLSFWDWLALGTVLLILEVFGAGGYLLWMGIAAAAVGVIKFLVPPLGLEWQLLLFAVLSILTAVYWWKRQRSSAKASDQPGLNERGSELIGRTFVVHQAIVDGRGKVKVGDGVWMVTGPNSPVGAQVRVVGQEGVVLKVETV, encoded by the coding sequence ATGTGGGATTTCCTGCAGCATTTGTCATTCTGGGATTGGTTGGCGCTGGGCACGGTGCTGTTGATACTTGAGGTGTTCGGCGCCGGGGGTTACCTGCTGTGGATGGGTATCGCAGCGGCCGCCGTGGGCGTGATCAAGTTTTTGGTTCCACCCCTGGGGTTGGAATGGCAACTGCTGCTGTTTGCGGTGTTGTCGATACTGACCGCGGTGTATTGGTGGAAACGCCAACGCAGCAGCGCCAAAGCCAGTGACCAGCCGGGGCTGAACGAACGCGGTTCGGAGTTGATCGGCCGCACGTTTGTGGTGCATCAAGCAATCGTGGACGGCCGAGGCAAGGTGAAAGTGGGCGATGGCGTCTGGATGGTCACCGGCCCGAATAGCCCTGTAGGCGCTCAAGTACGGGTGGTTGGCCAGGAGGGAGTGGTGTTAAAGGTTGAAACTGTTTAG
- a CDS encoding GspE/PulE family protein, which produces MPVDQRLELHQLLPALVDDGLITPDVAQRVSALPTDPGRHPLERIAAEGPCLETLTQWLARHAGQPYLRIDPLKIDAAALVPLMSYAFAQRHAILAVAVDAQTATVASAQPHVTGWEAGLAQVLKRSIKRVVANPQDIQRCIGEFYRVAKSVSGADQKVAAPGSVELLNLGAGDQEPDANDAHIVNIVDWLLQYAFGQRASDIHIEPCREQGRVRFRIDGLLHDVYQFPPQVTMAVVSRLKSLGRMNVAEKRKPQDGRVKTKSAGGAEVELRLSTLPTAFGEKLVMRIFDPQVLLKGFDQLGLSVDDQARWQSMTRQTHGIILVTGPTGSGKTSTLYTTLKQLATREVNLCTVEDPIEMVEPAFNQMQVQHNIDLTFAAGVRALLRQDPDIIMIGEIRDQETAEMAIQAALTGHLVLSTLHTSDAPGAISRLQELGIAHYLIKATLLGVMAQRLVRLLCPHCKRAGGDGHEAVGCMECRNSGYRGRAGVYEIMLLNEELKALITPGAEVQALRQGAIGQGMCSLRMAGLHKVKAGLTTMAEVLRVTPGDSVTNPLVVGR; this is translated from the coding sequence ATGCCCGTTGATCAACGATTGGAACTGCATCAACTGTTACCGGCTTTGGTCGACGACGGGCTGATCACACCGGATGTCGCACAGCGCGTGTCTGCCCTGCCGACCGACCCCGGCCGCCATCCACTGGAACGCATCGCTGCCGAAGGCCCTTGCCTGGAAACCCTGACCCAATGGCTGGCCCGGCATGCCGGGCAACCTTACCTGCGTATCGACCCGCTGAAGATCGACGCGGCGGCGCTGGTGCCGCTGATGTCCTACGCGTTTGCCCAACGCCACGCCATCCTGGCGGTCGCCGTGGACGCGCAGACCGCTACCGTCGCCAGCGCCCAGCCCCATGTCACCGGCTGGGAGGCCGGGCTGGCGCAGGTGCTCAAGCGTTCGATCAAACGCGTGGTTGCCAACCCACAGGATATCCAGCGCTGTATCGGCGAGTTCTACCGGGTGGCCAAGTCCGTCAGCGGTGCTGATCAAAAGGTGGCGGCGCCCGGCAGTGTCGAACTGCTCAACCTCGGCGCCGGCGATCAGGAACCGGATGCCAACGACGCGCATATCGTCAACATCGTCGACTGGCTGCTGCAGTACGCCTTCGGCCAACGGGCCAGTGATATCCATATCGAGCCGTGCCGCGAACAGGGCCGCGTACGCTTTCGCATTGATGGGCTGCTGCACGATGTTTATCAGTTTCCACCCCAGGTCACGATGGCCGTGGTCAGCCGCCTGAAAAGCCTGGGCCGCATGAACGTGGCGGAAAAACGCAAACCCCAGGACGGCCGGGTCAAAACCAAAAGCGCTGGGGGTGCCGAAGTGGAACTGCGTCTTTCAACCTTGCCCACCGCCTTCGGCGAAAAACTGGTGATGCGGATTTTCGACCCCCAGGTGCTGCTCAAGGGCTTTGATCAGTTGGGTTTGTCGGTTGACGACCAAGCGCGTTGGCAATCCATGACGCGCCAGACCCACGGCATCATCCTGGTCACCGGGCCCACCGGCTCGGGCAAGACCAGCACCCTCTACACCACGCTCAAGCAACTGGCGACCCGCGAGGTCAACCTGTGCACGGTGGAAGACCCGATCGAGATGGTCGAGCCGGCGTTCAACCAGATGCAAGTGCAACACAATATCGACCTGACCTTTGCGGCCGGCGTGCGCGCCCTGCTGCGCCAAGACCCGGACATCATCATGATCGGCGAGATCCGCGACCAGGAAACCGCCGAAATGGCGATTCAGGCCGCACTCACCGGGCACTTGGTGCTGTCGACCCTGCATACCAGCGATGCCCCCGGCGCCATCAGCCGCCTGCAGGAACTGGGTATTGCGCATTATTTGATCAAGGCCACGTTGCTGGGCGTAATGGCGCAGCGCCTGGTGCGGCTGTTATGCCCTCACTGCAAGCGCGCAGGCGGTGACGGCCATGAGGCCGTTGGGTGCATGGAATGTCGAAACAGCGGTTATCGGGGGCGCGCCGGGGTCTACGAGATCATGCTATTGAACGAGGAGCTCAAGGCGCTGATCACCCCTGGGGCCGAGGTGCAGGCTCTGCGCCAGGGCGCCATTGGCCAGGGCATGTGCAGCCTGCGCATGGCCGGCCTGCACAAGGTAAAAGCCGGGCTGACCACGATGGCGGAAGTATTACGGGTGACGCCTGGGGATTCGGTAACAAATCCTTTGGTGGTTGGGCGCTGA
- a CDS encoding Lrp/AsnC family transcriptional regulator, whose protein sequence is MHSELDAYDRRILALLQEDASLSSAQIAEQVGLSQSPCWRRIQRLKEEGVIRGQVTLLDRKKIGLNTQIFAEVKLNAHGRSNFTEFTEAIRGFPEVLECYVLMGAVDFLLRIVTSDIEAYERFFFEKLSMVPGIQEVNSIVALSEIKSTTSLPILR, encoded by the coding sequence ATGCACAGCGAGTTGGACGCCTACGACCGCCGCATCCTGGCCCTGTTGCAAGAGGACGCCTCGCTCTCCAGCGCGCAGATCGCCGAACAGGTCGGCCTGTCCCAGTCGCCGTGCTGGCGGCGCATCCAGCGGCTCAAGGAAGAGGGCGTGATTCGCGGCCAGGTTACGTTGCTCGACCGCAAAAAAATCGGCCTCAACACGCAGATTTTTGCCGAGGTCAAACTCAACGCCCACGGCCGATCCAACTTCACGGAGTTCACCGAAGCGATTCGCGGGTTTCCGGAGGTGCTGGAGTGTTATGTGCTGATGGGGGCGGTGGATTTTCTGCTGCGCATCGTCACCTCGGATATTGAGGCGTATGAGCGGTTTTTCTTCGAGAAGCTGTCGATGGTGCCGGGGATTCAGGAGGTGAACTCGATCGTGGCGTTATCCGAGATCAAGTCGACCACCAGCCTGCCAATATTGCGCTGA
- a CDS encoding CYTH domain-containing protein: protein MQKETEIKLRVSRETLAALREHPLLKKRNKSGWERRELMNQYFDTPERDLAQAKVALRLRKDGDDIIQTLKTRGQSVAGLSERNEYNWDLPKAKLDVKKLDGECWPEQLAELDKKTLKPIFTTDFVRERAEIAWGRGKAKVVIEAALDLGHVVVGKQKEEICELELELREGEPAALLELAAELAATLALMPCDISKAERGYRLYDASSYSLSLPAPQIHAEMPLDDAFAAIMWHLLGSSQRLAEQYRFNGHWRLLQDWVDNLGELRALIGSLGQAAPRQSTSELRSALDALLEDWRPLVQAGDDDEDIRKAAPEQFAEELDDVRWGLFSLNTSRWLLARTWTADRNVRGNRQGAAQITNWLPRLLADDAVALQLPRYQQQPEDLAEQLPRIERIQAWLHHARQVVDIPELDRLYGELNKLVQLANQPITDESLDARMHQAIAVYQNRAWKTLLRL, encoded by the coding sequence ATGCAGAAAGAAACCGAAATCAAGCTCCGCGTCAGCCGCGAAACCCTCGCCGCGCTGCGTGAGCACCCGTTACTGAAAAAACGCAACAAAAGTGGCTGGGAACGCCGTGAGTTGATGAACCAGTATTTCGACACCCCTGAACGCGACCTGGCCCAGGCCAAAGTCGCCCTGCGTTTGCGCAAGGACGGTGACGACATCATCCAGACCCTCAAGACCCGTGGACAGAGCGTCGCCGGCTTGTCGGAACGTAACGAATACAACTGGGACTTGCCCAAAGCCAAGCTCGACGTGAAGAAACTCGACGGCGAATGCTGGCCCGAGCAACTGGCTGAGCTGGACAAAAAGACCCTCAAGCCGATCTTCACCACCGACTTTGTGCGCGAGCGCGCCGAAATCGCCTGGGGCCGTGGCAAGGCCAAGGTCGTGATCGAAGCCGCCCTGGACCTCGGCCACGTAGTGGTCGGCAAGCAGAAAGAAGAAATCTGCGAGCTGGAACTGGAACTGCGCGAAGGTGAACCGGCTGCCCTGCTGGAACTGGCCGCCGAACTGGCCGCGACCCTGGCGCTGATGCCATGCGATATCAGCAAGGCCGAGCGCGGCTACCGTCTGTACGACGCCAGCAGCTACTCCCTGAGCCTGCCGGCGCCGCAGATCCACGCCGAAATGCCGCTGGACGACGCCTTCGCCGCGATCATGTGGCACCTGCTGGGCAGCAGCCAGCGCCTGGCCGAACAATACCGTTTCAATGGCCACTGGCGCCTGTTGCAAGACTGGGTCGACAACCTCGGCGAACTGCGTGCCCTGATCGGCAGCCTCGGCCAGGCGGCGCCGCGTCAATCCACCAGCGAACTGCGCAGCGCACTGGATGCCCTGCTGGAAGACTGGCGCCCACTGGTGCAAGCCGGTGACGACGACGAGGACATCCGCAAAGCCGCGCCGGAGCAGTTCGCCGAAGAATTGGACGACGTGCGCTGGGGCCTGTTCTCACTGAACACTTCGCGCTGGCTGCTGGCCCGCACCTGGACCGCCGACCGCAACGTGCGGGGCAACCGCCAGGGCGCAGCACAGATCACCAACTGGCTGCCGCGCCTGCTGGCCGACGATGCCGTCGCCCTGCAACTGCCGCGCTACCAGCAACAACCGGAAGACCTGGCCGAGCAGCTGCCGCGCATCGAACGCATCCAGGCCTGGCTGCACCATGCGCGCCAGGTGGTGGACATTCCGGAACTGGACCGCCTGTACGGCGAGCTGAACAAGCTGGTGCAACTGGCCAACCAGCCGATCACCGATGAGTCGCTGGATGCGCGTATGCACCAGGCGATTGCGGTGTATCAGAACCGTGCGTGGAAGACCCTTCTGCGTCTGTGA
- the argE gene encoding acetylornithine deacetylase: MPLPSMKEQFAALIAAPSVSCTQASLDQTNRPVIDLLAGWLGDLGFAIDIQQVSPGKFNLLASFGSGPGGLVLAGHSDTVPYDAALWKTDPLKLTEVDGRWVGLGSCDMKGFFALAIEAVLPLLNQPFKQPLLILATCDEESSMSGARALAEAGRPLGRAAVIGEPTGLKPIRLHKGVMMERIDILGQSGHSSDPSLGHSALEAMHDAIGELRGLRLAWQREYRNPQFSVPQPTLNFGCIHGGDNPNRICGQCSLEFDLRPLPGMDPQVLRAAIRQKLEPLAERHKVKIDYAPLFPEVPPFEQAEDAELVRVAERLTGHRAEAVAFGTEAPYLQRLGCETLVLGPGDIACAHQPGEYLEMSRLTPTVRLLRELIEHYCLKPA, translated from the coding sequence ATGCCGTTACCGTCCATGAAAGAGCAGTTCGCCGCGCTGATTGCCGCGCCTTCGGTCAGTTGCACCCAAGCGTCTCTCGACCAGACCAACCGCCCGGTGATCGACCTGCTCGCCGGTTGGCTGGGCGACCTGGGGTTCGCCATCGATATCCAGCAAGTCAGCCCAGGCAAGTTCAACCTGCTGGCCAGCTTCGGCAGTGGCCCCGGTGGCCTGGTGCTGGCCGGGCATAGCGATACCGTCCCGTATGACGCCGCGTTGTGGAAGACCGACCCGCTCAAGCTGACGGAAGTCGACGGCCGTTGGGTAGGATTGGGCAGTTGCGACATGAAGGGCTTTTTCGCCTTGGCGATTGAAGCGGTATTGCCGCTGCTGAACCAGCCGTTCAAGCAGCCCTTGCTGATCCTCGCCACCTGCGATGAAGAAAGCTCGATGTCCGGCGCCCGTGCGCTGGCCGAGGCGGGCCGGCCGCTGGGCCGTGCGGCGGTGATCGGCGAGCCGACCGGCCTCAAGCCGATCCGCCTGCATAAAGGCGTGATGATGGAGCGTATCGACATCCTCGGCCAAAGCGGCCATTCGTCGGACCCAAGCCTGGGCCATAGCGCCCTCGAAGCCATGCATGACGCCATCGGCGAACTGCGCGGCCTGCGCCTGGCCTGGCAACGCGAATACCGCAACCCGCAATTCAGTGTGCCGCAACCGACCCTGAACTTCGGCTGCATCCATGGCGGCGATAACCCCAACCGAATCTGCGGCCAATGTTCCCTGGAGTTCGACCTGCGCCCGCTGCCGGGCATGGACCCGCAGGTGCTGCGCGCCGCCATCCGGCAGAAGCTCGAACCCTTGGCCGAGCGTCATAAAGTGAAGATCGACTATGCGCCGCTGTTCCCCGAAGTGCCGCCGTTCGAGCAAGCCGAAGATGCCGAGTTGGTGCGGGTAGCGGAACGATTGACCGGTCATCGTGCCGAAGCAGTAGCGTTCGGCACCGAAGCGCCTTATCTTCAGCGCCTCGGTTGTGAAACCCTGGTGCTGGGCCCCGGCGATATCGCCTGCGCTCACCAGCCGGGCGAGTACCTCGAAATGTCACGCTTGACGCCTACAGTGCGTCTATTGCGGGAACTGATCGAACATTACTGCCTGAAACCTGCATAA
- the argA gene encoding amino-acid N-acetyltransferase, giving the protein MPEYVNWLRHASPYINAHRDCTFVVMLPGDGVEHPNFGNIVHDLVLLHSLGVRLVLVHGSRPQIEARLEARGLTPAYHEGLRITDAATLECVIDAVGHLRIAIEARLSMDMASSPMQGSRLRVASGNLVTARPIGVLEGVDYHHTGEVRRVDRKGINRLLDERSIVLLSPLGYSPTGEIFNLACEDVATRAAIDLGADKLLLFGADLGLIDENGRLVRELRPQQVPAHLQRLGNNYQAELLDAAAEACRGGVGRSHIVSYAEDGALLTELFTRDGGGTLVAQEQFELVREAAIEDVGGLLDLISPLEEQGILVRRSREVLEREIEQFSVVEREGMIIACAALYQIADSDAGELACLAVNPEYRHGGRGDELLERIETRARAQGLKTLFVLTTRTAHWFRERGFVPSSVDRLPSARASLYNYQRNSKIFEKAL; this is encoded by the coding sequence ATGCCCGAATACGTCAATTGGCTTCGTCATGCTTCGCCCTACATCAACGCCCACCGCGACTGCACCTTTGTGGTCATGCTGCCCGGCGATGGTGTGGAACACCCGAACTTCGGCAACATCGTCCACGACCTGGTGCTGCTCCACAGCCTGGGCGTGCGGCTGGTGCTGGTGCACGGTTCGCGCCCACAGATCGAGGCGCGCCTTGAAGCGCGCGGTCTGACCCCGGCTTACCACGAAGGCTTGCGCATCACCGATGCTGCAACGCTGGAATGTGTGATCGACGCGGTCGGCCACTTGCGCATTGCTATCGAGGCGCGCCTGTCCATGGACATGGCCTCGTCGCCGATGCAGGGCTCGCGCCTGCGGGTGGCCAGCGGCAACCTGGTTACGGCGCGGCCGATCGGCGTGCTCGAAGGCGTGGATTACCACCACACCGGCGAAGTGCGTCGGGTCGACCGCAAGGGCATCAATCGCCTGCTGGACGAGCGCTCCATTGTGTTGCTGTCGCCCCTGGGCTATTCGCCTACCGGTGAGATCTTCAACCTGGCCTGCGAGGACGTCGCCACCCGCGCCGCCATCGACCTGGGCGCTGACAAGCTGCTGCTGTTCGGCGCCGACCTGGGCCTGATTGATGAAAACGGCCGCCTGGTGCGTGAACTGCGCCCGCAGCAAGTGCCGGCGCATCTGCAGCGGTTGGGCAACAACTATCAAGCCGAGCTTTTGGATGCCGCCGCCGAGGCCTGCCGTGGCGGGGTAGGGCGCAGCCATATTGTCAGCTACGCCGAAGATGGCGCTTTGCTCACCGAGCTGTTCACCCGGGACGGCGGCGGTACGCTGGTGGCCCAGGAACAATTCGAGCTGGTGCGTGAAGCGGCGATTGAAGACGTCGGCGGTTTGCTCGACCTGATCAGCCCACTGGAAGAGCAGGGCATCCTGGTACGCCGCTCGCGGGAGGTGCTGGAGCGTGAGATCGAGCAGTTCAGCGTGGTGGAGCGCGAAGGCATGATCATCGCCTGTGCGGCGTTGTATCAGATCGCCGATTCGGACGCTGGCGAGCTGGCGTGCCTGGCGGTGAACCCGGAATACCGCCATGGCGGGCGCGGTGATGAGCTGCTGGAGCGCATCGAGACCCGTGCGCGGGCCCAGGGTTTGAAGACGCTGTTCGTGCTTACCACGCGGACCGCCCACTGGTTCCGTGAGCGCGGGTTTGTGCCGAGCAGCGTGGATCGCCTGCCATCGGCGCGGGCGTCGCTGTACAACTATCAGCGTAATTCGAAGATTTTCGAGAAGGCTCTCTAA